The following is a genomic window from Aquipuribacter hungaricus.
CGCATCTCCGAGGCGTGGCAGGCCGACCCCGGCCGGGCCAGCGCGGCGGGCGCCCGCGCTGCCAACGCCCGCGCGGTGCTCGCCGGGATCACGGCGTCGGGCCCGGTCGTCACCGCCGCGGCCGTCTGCATCGGCCTGGTGTTCCTGGGCTTCGCGCTCGGGGAGCTCGTCGCCGTCAAGGAGGTCGGCGTCGGGATGGCGCTGGCGGTCCTGCTCGACGTCACGCTCGTGCGCGGGGTGCTGCTGCCGGCGACCATGACGCTGCTCGGCCGCTGGAACTGGTGGCCGGGGGCGCGCGCCTGACGGGCCCGCCCCCGGCCGCCCGCGGTCGGGGCGCCGGTCAGCGCACCCCGAGCAGGTGCTCCAGCGACAGCCGCTGCAGCCGGGCGAAGCCGTACCCCTGCTCCCGGGCGCGGTCGATGTCGAAGTCCTCGAACGCCGACCGGTCCTGCAGCAGGGTGTCGTAGGTCTCCCCGTCGCCCAGCGTCGGCCGGGCGAGCTCCTCGACGCGGGCCTCGGCCAGCGCGGCTTGCACCTCGGGGTCGGCCCGGAACGCCTTGGCCTTCTCGCGCAGGCTCAGGTAGATCTCCATGTTGGCCAGCGCCGACTCCCACACCCCGGCCATGTCCTCGGTGCGCAGCGGCTTGTAGTCGAAGTGCCGGTCGCCGTCGTACGTCGGACCGCCGTCGACGCCGCCGTTCTCGAGCAGGTCCACCGTGGAGAACGCCTGGAGCAGGTCGCCGTAGCCGAAGACCAGGTCCTGGTCGTAGCGGGGGCCCTTCTGCCCGTTGAGGTCGATGTGGAAGAGCTTGCCCGCCCACAGCGCCTGCGCGATGCCGTGCGTGTAGTTGAGGCTGGCCATCTGCTCGTGCCCGGTCTCCGGGTTGATGCCGACCATGTCGGAGTGCTCGAGCTCGGCGATGAAGGCCAGCGCGTGCCCGATGGAGGGCAGCAGGATGTCGCCGCGGGGCTCGTTGGGCTTGGGCTCGATGGCGAACTTCATCCCGTAGCCCTTGTCGATCGAGTACTGGGCGAGCAGGTCGATGCCCTCGCGGTAGCGGTCCAGCGCCGAGCGGACGTCCTTGGCGAAGTCGACCTCGGAGCCCTCGCGCCCGCCCCAGAACACGTAGATCTGCGCACCGAGCTCGGCGGCCAGGTCCATGTTCTGCATGACCTTGCGCAGCGCGTAGCGGCGCACGGAGCGGTCGTTGCTGGTGAACCCGCCGTCCTTGAACACCGGGTCGCCGAACAGGTTGGTGGTCACCATCGGCACGACCATGCCGGTCTCGTCGAGCGCACCCTTGAACTCGGTGATGATCCGGTCGCGCTCGCTGCTGCTGCTGCCGGGCGGGACGAGGTCGTCGTCGTGGAACGTGATGCCGTAGGCGCCCATCTCGGACAGCTTGTGCACGGCCTCGACCCCGGCCAGCGCCGGCCGGGTGGCCTCGCCGAACAGGTCCCGGGCCTGCCAGCCCACGGTCCACAGGCCGAAGCTGAACTTGTCCTCGCGGGTGGGGATCGGGCTCATGAGGGTCCTCCTGGTGACGGCTGGGACGACCGGTCCGGTGCTGTCGTCCTGACGCGGGGTACCCCGTGGCGCCGCGACGAACCGCCGGGCCGGGCGTCGCGGGCCGCGCCCCGCACGCCGACGGGCCGGCACCGGGGGTGTCCCCGTACCGCCGTCGGGCACGACCTGCGCTCCGTCCGACAGGGCGTCAGCCGAGGGTGCGGTCGACCTCGTCCGGGGACAGCACGCGCTCGATGACCATGACCGCCGCACCGACGACGCCGGCATGCTCGCCGGTCCCGCTGGCCACGATCCGCAGGTGCTGCGTCGCCAGCGGGAGCGAGCGCCGGTAGACCACCTCGCGCACCCCGGCCAGCAGGTGCTCCCCCGTCGAGGCGAGCGAGCCGCCGACCACGACGACCGACGGGTTGAGCATGCTCACCACGTGGGCGAGCACCTCGCCGATCGCCCGGCCGGCCTCGCGGAGCTCGCGCACCACCGCCAGGTCGCCGTGCCGGGCGAGGTCGGCCACGTCGCGGCTCGTGCGCACCGGGAGCCCTCGCGCCGACAGCTCCCGCACCAGGGCCGCACCGCCGGCGACGGCCTCCAGGCAGC
Proteins encoded in this region:
- the xylA gene encoding xylose isomerase, which produces MSPIPTREDKFSFGLWTVGWQARDLFGEATRPALAGVEAVHKLSEMGAYGITFHDDDLVPPGSSSSERDRIITEFKGALDETGMVVPMVTTNLFGDPVFKDGGFTSNDRSVRRYALRKVMQNMDLAAELGAQIYVFWGGREGSEVDFAKDVRSALDRYREGIDLLAQYSIDKGYGMKFAIEPKPNEPRGDILLPSIGHALAFIAELEHSDMVGINPETGHEQMASLNYTHGIAQALWAGKLFHIDLNGQKGPRYDQDLVFGYGDLLQAFSTVDLLENGGVDGGPTYDGDRHFDYKPLRTEDMAGVWESALANMEIYLSLREKAKAFRADPEVQAALAEARVEELARPTLGDGETYDTLLQDRSAFEDFDIDRAREQGYGFARLQRLSLEHLLGVR